From one Triticum aestivum cultivar Chinese Spring chromosome 4B, IWGSC CS RefSeq v2.1, whole genome shotgun sequence genomic stretch:
- the LOC123094913 gene encoding uncharacterized protein translates to MSAIAHRRRRPAPPPPAWTPEPWSDGETAALLEAWGPRHLRAGGGPLRTSDWRACAAAVTARRAADGRAPRTVDQCKNRMDYLKKRLRADRSRPSSPPPLSGSLRRLAKLLRQAPSVPHRLAPKVEREDRQEDEEETGGSPLYRDWPPVPKRRRTAVSLSPLSSSAEHHHGNGGAACTEVAVALDRLAGTYERVEAANQMEATRLEDRRLEAMRDLEIERMRVLADVAISTSDDTQTPATSAAISTSADTHTSVAAAAGGGLVEELVQ, encoded by the exons cgcgccgcccccgccCGCCTGGACCCCCGAGCCCTGGAGCGACGGCGAGACGGCCGCGCTGCTCGAGGCCTGGGGCCCGCGCCACCTCCGCGCCGGCGGCGGCCCCCTCCGCACCTCCGACTGGCGCGCCTGCGCCGCGGCCGTCaccgcccgccgcgccgctgaCGGCCGCGCGCCGCGCACCGTCGACCAGTGCAAGAACCGCATGGACTACCTCAAGAAGCGCCTCAGGGCCGACCGCTCCaggccctcgtcgccgccgccgctctccggctccctccgccgcctcgccaagCTCCTCCGCCAGGCCCCCTCGGTCCCGCACCGCCTCGCGCCCAAGGTCGAGCGGGAGGaccgccaggaggacgaggaggagaccgGCGGGTCTCCCCTCTACCGCGACTGGCCGCCGGTGCCCAAGCGGCGGAGGACGGCCGTCTCGTTGTCGCCGCTGAGCTCCTCCGCGGAGCATCACCACGGGAATGGAGGGGCGGCCTGCACGGAGGTTGCAGTTGCTCTGGATAGGCTGGCGGGGACGTACGAGCGGGTTGAGGCGGCCAATCAGATGGAGGCGACACGGCTGGAGGACCGCCGCCTGGAGGCCATGCGGGACCTAGAGATCGAGCGCATGCGGGTTCTCGCCGACGTCGCCATCTCCACCTCGGACGATACACAAACCCCAGCCACCTCcgccgccatctccacctccgccgATACACACACCTCAGTCGCCGCCGCAGCCGGCGGCGGCCTAGTCG AGGAACTAGTACAATAG